The genome window CCATCGGCGTCGGTTCGAGACCCTTCGGGGCCTGGTCGGTCCGTGGTGCCGAACGTGGTCACCGTAGTCTCGTGTTGCTGGTTTCGACCGCCGATCGTGAAAGCAGCTGAGCAGGGAGCGCAGCTGAGCAGGGAGGGCTCTTCCGGCAGTTCGAGCCGTGCTCGTCGCGGCCTTCGACGAGCGGCTGCGACCAGTCGTACGGCGCGCTCCGTGCGCACCAGCCGGTCCTGGGGGTCGGAGGTTCTCGGGATACCGCAGGAGGTGACAATTCGGCCGTGGTCGAGGAGTTGTCCCTGTCGAAACCTGTCGAAATCTGTCTTCACCGGAGTTGCTGACGACTTCGATTCCTGCCTCATTTTCGTAGTGCTTTGAGATCACCCGGAACATCGCCTGCGCAGGCCGTGTCTCCTGACTGCGGAATGCGAGGGGCTTCGGCTGAGCCTCGTAGAATCGTGCCGTGGCATTCATGAGCACTCCGCACTGCTGCTTCCACTGATCGGGAGGCTGTGAGGGCGATGCCGGACGGCATCGCCCTCCTCGGTGTGCCTGCCGCGTGACCCGCGTTCCGGCGCCGCCCGCATCGAGGGCCGCCGCCGATCCGTTGCCCCTGGGGCGGCGATCTGCCGACCGCGCGTGCAGGCACGGTCCCTTCCTCATACCGCTGCCAGGAGTGCCTTGTGCCTGTCTTGCTTTCCCCTGCCCTCGAATCGTTCCTCGATCTTCTGCGCTGCCCGACGTGCAACGCTTGTCTCCACTCCGACCGTGGCGCGCTGCGCTGCCCGACGGGCCACACCTTCGACATCTCTCGGCATGGCTATGTCAGCCTCCTGACGGGCACCCGCGCCACCAGCGGCGACGACGCGGCCATGGTCCGAGCCCGGGACCGGTTTCTGGCCACCGGCGGGTTCGGTCCGATCCGCCGGACCGTGGCCCACCTGGCGGCCGGCGCCGTGCCCGAGCGGAGCACCGTGGTGGACGTCGGGTGCGGCACGGGCTACTACCTGGCCGGCGTCCTCGAGCAGCTGTCCGGTGCTCGCGGTCTGGGCCTGGACACCTCAGTGCGCGCGCTGCGCGCGACGGCCCGTGCCCATGAGCGAGCAGCCGCCGCGACCTGGGACGTCTTCCGTCCCCTCCCACTGGCCGACGGGATGGCCGACATCGTGCTGGACGTGTTCGCCCCGCGCAACCCGGCCGAGTTTCGCCGGGTGCTGCGCCCGTGCGGTCGGCTGGTCGTGGTACGTCCGACCGGGCGGCACCTGCACGAGTTGCGCAGTGAGGTGCCTGGAATGGTCGCGATCGACCCGGCCAAGGAACGTCGCCTGCACAAGGCGTTGGCCCCATTCTTCGAGGCCGCCGGTACCGAGGTGGTCGAGTACGTCACGTCCTTGACCGGACCGGAGGCCCTTGACCTGGTGGGGATGACGCCGAGCGCACGCCACCTGAACCGTGCGGACCTGGCCGATCACGTTCTCGTGCCCGGCCGGGTCACCGTCACCGTCACCGTCTCCGTGCTGGCCACCGCCTACCGGCCTCGGTGACTTGAAAGCGGGCGCACGTTCCTACTGACCGACGAGCAGTGGGCACGCCCGGCGCTCTGCCTTCCCTGCACCACGAGGAAGGCAGAGCGCACGTTCGCAGACCGCCGCCGCACCGTGGAGGGAATCATCCCCGGTGTCGCACCGGGATCCCGTGGCGAGACTTGCCCCACGAAGTGTTCGGCCCCTGGCAGGCGGTGTGGAAACGACTTCGCAGGTGGGCCGCCGACGGCACGTGGGACTCGGCTCCAGGGGCAACTGACCGCCCAGGCAGCCCCGATCGGCGGGAGCGCGGCGGCCAGATGGTCTCCCCGCATGAAGGGTGAGCGGGTCTTCTGCCGGGCCGAGGGACCGCACCGGCTGGCCGGTCGACCCGGGCCATCGGTCAGGAGCGCAGGTCGAGCATGGCGGACATGGCCGCCACGACGGACGGGGCGACCTGGTAGTAGACCCAGGTTCCGCGCCGCTCGGAGGTCAGGAGGCCGGCCTCGCGGAGTTTCTTCAGGTGGTGGGAGACGGTCGGCTGGGAGACGCCGACGTCGGAGATGTCGCAGACACACGCCTCGCCCCCCGGGTGCGAGGCGACCTTGGAGAACAGGCGCAACCGCACCGGGTCCGACAGGGCCTTGAACATGAGGGCCATCTTCTCCGCGTCGTCCTGCGACAGCTCCCCGGCGGTGATGGGCGGGCAGCACGGCACCAGGGTCCCCGCGTCGAGGGCCGGCAGTTCCACAAGCTCTGACTTCGACATGTGTCTATGTTGACACTTGTCGATGCCTGGTGCCAAGCTCCTGATATCGACAGCAATCGAAACAGCAGCCGAATCGGCCGCCTATTCCGGAGGACATCACCGCCATGACCACCACTGCTGACCTGCCGGTTGTCGTCATCGGCGCCGGCCCCACCGGG of Streptomyces sp. NBC_01363 contains these proteins:
- a CDS encoding putative RNA methyltransferase gives rise to the protein MPVLLSPALESFLDLLRCPTCNACLHSDRGALRCPTGHTFDISRHGYVSLLTGTRATSGDDAAMVRARDRFLATGGFGPIRRTVAHLAAGAVPERSTVVDVGCGTGYYLAGVLEQLSGARGLGLDTSVRALRATARAHERAAAATWDVFRPLPLADGMADIVLDVFAPRNPAEFRRVLRPCGRLVVVRPTGRHLHELRSEVPGMVAIDPAKERRLHKALAPFFEAAGTEVVEYVTSLTGPEALDLVGMTPSARHLNRADLADHVLVPGRVTVTVTVSVLATAYRPR
- a CDS encoding helix-turn-helix transcriptional regulator, which encodes MSKSELVELPALDAGTLVPCCPPITAGELSQDDAEKMALMFKALSDPVRLRLFSKVASHPGGEACVCDISDVGVSQPTVSHHLKKLREAGLLTSERRGTWVYYQVAPSVVAAMSAMLDLRS